The DNA sequence CAAGGTGAGCAGGTAACCCGGAAGCGTTGCGAGCAGGACTTGGGCAGTCTGCTCGGGTGAGAGAACGTCCAGCGCGTCAGACGTCCGACGCTGACGCACCGAGGCGGCGAGCTCTCGGAGCATGAAGTCGTTTGCTTCGCGGAGCCGCCTCCCGAGTTCGGGGTTGCGCAGGGCTTCGGACCAGACCATCACCGCAACCTCTGCCAGGTGGTCGTCGCTGTGTTGCCTGGCGATCTGGTCGAGGAACGCCGCCATGATCGCGCCCGGCTCTGCGCCCGGGCCCCCCGCCTCCGTTGCCGCTTTGAGGAGGCGCGCGACGTCTTGCAGATTCTGGGTCGCGATCGCCAGGATCATGTCGTCCTTGCTGGGGAAATAGCGATAGACGGCGCCGGCGGATCGGCCGGTCTCGGCGATCACGTCGCGGGTGGAGGTGCGGTGAAAACCGTTCCGCAGGAAGCAGCGACGGGCCGCATCGAGGATCTCGTCACGCTGACGGTCCTTGTACTGCTCGCTTCTTCGGGGCATGTTCGGTCCCTTCGTGTTCAGCCTAGCGAATGTGATCTGACGGGGTTGCGCGTGATGGCGATCGGCGGTGTGGTGACGACTCTGTCGTCTCCACACCGCCGATTCGGGTGCTGCCGCGTCGGTCGTCCTAACGCACTTGAGCCTCCGTGGTGGGAGCTACCTGCCCGCTTCGGATGCCTGCCATGTACTCATCGACGATGCGTGCGACCGCGGCACCTTGTTCGGGGAACAGCGCGTGGCTCGCGTCGGGAACCACCACGCTGGTGACCCGCGCTCCAAGCTGCTCGCGCAGATCGTTCCACTGGTCCTTCGGGTGGAACGGGTCGAGCTCGGCGAGGATCTCCAGGATCGGCGCCGACCCGGCGCTCCAATAGCGGGAGGCGTCGATCCCGGCGACGGCCGAGCGCTGCATGGCGAGGGTTCGCGGGTACCAGCCGCTCAGCCAGCCTCGGGCGTCGTGACCGGGCGCGAAGAACGCCAGTTCGAGCGCCGCAAGCCGATCGGCCTCGGGAAGATCCGGGTCGCCGGCTCGGAAAGGCGCTTCGTTGATCTGACGCGGAGGAGCCTGGGTCGATGCGGCCGCGAGAATGACGGCTCGCACCTTGTCCGGCGTGTTCGTGGCCGCTGCGCGGGCAACGAAGCTTCCGTAGGCGTGACCCAGGACGACCGCCGGCCCACGCCCGAGCTGGTCGATCACCCGTGCGACATCGTCGCCGAGCTGGTCGATCGTGACTCCGGTCATCGGTCCTGTGGATGCGCCGATGCCGCGCGGCTGCGGGCGGAGGACTCTGTGCCCGGCCTCTGCCAGTGCTGAAGCGAAGTCATC is a window from the Leifsonia sp. AG29 genome containing:
- a CDS encoding TetR/AcrR family transcriptional regulator — translated: MPRRSEQYKDRQRDEILDAARRCFLRNGFHRTSTRDVIAETGRSAGAVYRYFPSKDDMILAIATQNLQDVARLLKAATEAGGPGAEPGAIMAAFLDQIARQHSDDHLAEVAVMVWSEALRNPELGRRLREANDFMLRELAASVRQRRTSDALDVLSPEQTAQVLLATLPGYLLTLALLDPSAPSYFPDVVRHLWPDAPLDERPSQSRPAN
- a CDS encoding alpha/beta fold hydrolase; this encodes MNQHVETVGGNGVSIETYIDGDGASDIVVLPSYGRGVEDFDDFASALAEAGHRVLRPQPRGIGASTGPMTGVTIDQLGDDVARVIDQLGRGPAVVLGHAYGSFVARAAATNTPDKVRAVILAAASTQAPPRQINEAPFRAGDPDLPEADRLAALELAFFAPGHDARGWLSGWYPRTLAMQRSAVAGIDASRYWSAGSAPILEILAELDPFHPKDQWNDLREQLGARVTSVVVPDASHALFPEQGAAVARIVDEYMAGIRSGQVAPTTEAQVR